AATCTTGCTCCTGGTTAAATATTTAGTACTGTGTTGCAGCTTGGTTGTGAAGAACCTTAATCATCTCTTATCTGTAGTAGTACAAACTTTTTTCTTTGCTTCAACTTATGCATCGGAAAGGATATTTATGGGCTTCTTTATTTAcatctttttcatcttttttcctgtttttttcccttatttattaatttagatGAACTCTAATATGGTTACTGATTACATATTCTGTTATACAGCTATGACTTGGACAGTACTAAGGAAGAAAGAGATGCTATAAGAACTCAAAATAGGTAAAGTATATATAATGGATCCACCATGTTTTTGCagtatttaaaacttttattttgtgtGTACTTTCCTCATCTGCCTTTTCAGTTTAATTCTAAATCTTTAAATGCAGAAAGGAGTATGAGAAATTTCGCAGACAGTGCCGGCAACTGCTAAAGCACAATAATGGGAGCTTTAAGTTAAATGAAATAGGGGAAATCAGCTATGAAGGGGATGGTGGAAGTCTTATTCAAGATTATGGTTCTCCTAGTTCAGAAGATGCAACAAGTGCAAGAGAATCTCTTTCCAGTGAGGAACATAGTCCAGATGCTGAATATTCAGATGATCCATCTAGTGCCCTGTTGGAAGGAGATGATGTTCCAAACGTCAGCAATGCTGATACCTCTGCACTGGATACTGATTCCACTGATTCAGACTCTTCAGAAGGTCCTGAGATAATTCAGACATTTCCTTCTGATGATGGTCAGGAAGACAGCAATTCCAAGACCCCCAAGGATAATTCTTCTCCCTCTGTAATGCAAGTTCCTTCAAAACTATGGACTAATGAAGATTTTCCCACCTGGCAACGGATCATCCGACTTGATGCAGTACGGGCGAATGGGGAATGGATGCCATACTCCCCTTCTCAAGCTGTGGTACCAGACTGTAGGGCACATCGTTCTGCTGAGGCGGTTGGATTGAAGGATTATGGTCACCTGGATGCCAGCAGAATCTTTCATGCTGCTCGACTGGTTGCAATTCTTGAAGCATATGCTTTATACGACCCTGAAATCGGCTACTGCCAGGGTATGAGTGATTTGCTATCTCCTATAGTTAGTGTTATACCAGAAGATCACGAGGCTTTCTGGTGTTTTGTTGGATTCATGAGAAAGGCTCGGCAAAATTTCAGGCTTGATGAGGTGGGTATTAGGAGGCAACTAGATATAGTTGCAAAAATTATTAAGTTCAAGGATGGCCACCTGTTTAGGCATTTGCAGAAGCTGCAGGCCGAGGATTGCTTTTTTGTGTATAGGATGGTGGTGGTATTGTTTAGAAGGGAGTTGACATTTGAGCAGACTCTATGCCTTTGGGAAGTAATGTGGGCAGATCAAGCAGCAATCCGAGCAGGTATCGGGAAATCTGCATGGAGCAGAATTAGGCAGCGAGCTCCACCAACAGACGATTTATTGCTTTACGCAATAGCAGCATCAGTTCTACAAAGGAGAAAGTTGATCATTGAGAAGTACAGCAGCATGGACGAGATCATTAAGGAATGCAATGGCATGACTGGACACCTTGATGTTTGGAAGCTGCTTGATGACGCCCATAACTTGGTTGTCACCCTTCATgacaaaatgaaaatagagaCATCATTACGATGAGTGCAGGTGATACTGGAACAAACCAAACCAAATGACGTGGCCCAAAGATCTTTAATTTCAAGCTGCCAGATTTCTCCACGCATCTAAACGTGCTGCAAATGTTGAGTTATTATTACTGAACTTAGTCTGCTGCATGCCGAAACTTGCCATGCTTATTTACCAGGTTCCGGTTTGGACAATGTTGGCTAATGTGGGGATTGAAGTTGGCTTGATTTAGATGGCATCTCCACATGTTGAAACTTGCCGCTGCTTATTTACGAGCTCTGCTTTCCACAATTGCCTTAATGGGGGCATTGAATTTGGCTAGATTTAGAGagcatcttttttttttacctcaCTTCTGTTTCACGCTGGCCccacccttttcttttctttttcaattctgATTTGGGACACGTCTGGGAGCACCTTTGGGAAAAGCAGGAGTGGTTGGTGCCTGTAACCGATTGAAGAGGCTGAGATATTGTCGACAATTATGAATATTGGCCTTTTTGACTGAACATAAACTCATGAGGCCCCCTTTTGATTCTTTTAGCCACTGATCAGTTGCGTATAATCGTAAGTTTGAGGTATGTGTCTTGGATGGAATTGGGTAATATTTGGGGGTGCTGATTAAGCCCTGTATGCTTAATGGCGTGTAAATTGACCACTCAGCTTTTACTCAACAGTTCTAACACTTCCACTTAATTGTCAGGTCCATCCATCTCtttcctctctctttctctctcttgcaATCTTACTTTCTTCTTCAGATAAGATGTATGTTAAACgcattaaaactaaataatgcATAAAATTAGATGCTAATAATCGTaagaaaatacaataattaaacaaatgAGCGTACTTTAGTATAACTATATAGATTTATTTAGTTCCTTCATTTTTGTATAATCTATTTATTGCTGGTGAATGATTGATGGCCAGTATAGTCTATTTTATCCATACTTCATTGTGAGTttcatatttcttatttttctggccgaaatattaaaaacaaataaggaaAAGGGTTTGTTTGTGGAATTTGTTTTGGACTCCTCTATGGAGGGTTAAAACCAAAAGGTTATATTATTAAGTTCAACAGTTAGTTCTAAAGATTCAACACATCTAAGGAATGGAGCATCTTTTGATTCTATACGAATTCTAATATAGTCATGAAGGATGGTATTTAACACTTGTATATAGTTGAAATGACTAGAGTCAACTATCATTTCTTAAGAATCGCTGTCATAGCTTAAGGACGAATTACATAAATAAGTTGACGCAGGCTGCACTTATATCCTCTACTTTGTACTTCTCTATCCTCTTCCGAAGATTGACTTTTTATGATTAGAGTTCTCGCACCTGCACTCCTGAAAGTAAGTTAACTTCTCACCgcgttaataaaatataatataccttATTTGAGTACCTGCTTGTGCAATACTTATCTTTGATTGCTTGAATTTAATGAAGTCAAAACTGGAAGAAACCTAGTCATAATGGAATATTTCCTACAAGATcatatattaaagataaaaatttgaaaaaccaaCGAAGAAATAAGATGTGTGAACTTCACCGAACGATCTTGCTTATAGTGTTCGTATGCTTTGTAAACAAAGTGTTTGCtgaatgtgtttaatttgatACCCCTTGACTAAAATTTGTAAGTAAAACTTACAAATTTTGTCAGAGAAGGAAGAGACCACATGAAAGAGTTGTAGCGTTTTGTAATTGTTATGGACTTTCGCCGAGGTGTTTTTATATCATGTTTTACCCTAAGTGTTTATTTATCCAATACAAAAATAACCAACTCTCTGTGAATCATGTCTAATATGTGTTTGACACTTAACACAAGACACAAAACAACAATGGGCATTCTTTACCTGATGGATTTTCAAAGTAAATGAGACATTCTTTACTAATAGTAGATGAGATATTACTATCAAATGCTCTTTACTGGTAAATGAGATTCCAATACCACATACTCAAGATTAAACGCATTTTACTTAATTGGGTTAGACATTTACACTAACAATGCACACATCTACCCTGAAACGACTTTATCCTTAGTATGTCAATTTTCAAGAATATCCTTATTTAGATGTTACTTTAGTGTAAGATTGGAAGACAATTTAGAATAAATGACTGAGTTGTTtcacatgaaaaataaatgacaCAATTGTTACTATTGAATTGATTAGTAAAATTGTCGCTACGATTTGAACCAACTCATCTAAATTGATTTACCGTGGGTTAAGAAAAAAGTGAGTCAATTTAATGTATACCCAGGTATGAGTTTCAGAAGTATAGGATTTATGAAATTCTGAACACAAGTAAACTTGATCTATCTCTCCATAGGTTGACTTAAAAAGATGTAACTTAATATTTTAACCAATTAGATCATATAAATCATATAAGAAAAcaactatatataaaatgtaccaaaaattatatttgaagtaATGTTTTAATACAAAAAGTGAATCATagaaatcaaatattatataagaaCTCACAGGTCAAATAATATCATAGGTTTTTAGTTTCAATATCTTGACACATGTAGATAAACGTTGAACCATAAAAATGAAGGAATCCATAATCAAGGAATATAATAGATCAGATCacataaatagatataaaactCATTTGAAGGGTTGTCTATGACTCCCGACCATTTaaggaaacaaaacaagaacATGCCAATTGAATGAATTAATATAAGTACAAAGAAATTGTTAATATAAGAAACTCAAggtaagataaaaaaaagaggtTCACACCTTTCAAGAGATAACTTATGGAACTGAAAGAGAATAAGTTTTCaatgaatttagtttttcaatttcttttgtgTTATGTTGTGTCTTTGAAATACTTTGAagtataatgattttgatgttttaaaatatgttaattctttttaatatataaaattaatgcaTTTTGAAGGTACAATATatgacagtaaaaaaaaaaaactcaatagaaaaaaaaaattaaactcctGATAAATTTCTATTGATTTCAATGAATGAGTTACGACAGGGTAAAgacacattttaaattttattatcaataaaaagaaTACACTCCTTatgtaaaatgaaaatacacTAACATAAAAATGATAAGTAATGGAATGGTTTTACAATAAAAGAAGGATATTGTATtgaaatagttttaaaaacgagaataatttaatttatttttttaacattagaaaaaattgtgtaataaaaattattaaattgaatcTCTTCTACAACTTGAGATGTCTATTGAAAGGGTATACATTTAAGAGTTGGgttttgtaatatttctttattaaaactATGAGACACGTGCGTATACAAAtcgtttttttaaaattaaataataaataaattttattgtatattatattaaaatattgaattattaaaaaatttatggatactaattttttttataataattaatatggttgtgaattctatatatatatatatatatatatatatatatatatatatatgttttccaTCACAATGAAATTTATTGTTAAAGAAAACAGAATAGttgttgtaattaaaattatatatccttaaaatttaatagttattatatatttgttacaACTTGCATGTGATTGCTGTATTCCTATCTTAGTGTCTTTGGTACATTTGGTAAACTTTGATGGGAAACCCTGCAACTGCATTATACGATGGATTGGAAGAACATCATGAGAATGTTATGTTAGTTGTGCCTGAAAGCTTTCCGCAGTTCCAATGGATTCAATTGGGTGTTCATAAGGATCTTAGCAACTGCATTAATGTGGTTAAGCtgaattcatattatatatctATCTAACTTTCTATGGGGtctgcaatatatatatatatatatatatatatatatatatatatatatatatatatatatatatatatatataatttgatagaATTTAAACATAGCACAATGTTGATGTTTATTATATAATAGCTATTTTAACTTTGTATGTCATTTATTTTATCCATATATTTATTACAGCTGAATTGATAGTTATTTATATAGTTGAGAACATGCAATTCTTAATAACCTTTAAGGTTTTCCATTTAATTTAGATTTGTAAACAACATGTAATTGTGCATATGTATgcaaaaaatagttattataaaataaatgggTAATTTATATTATTGCTGCATCAAATACAATTAACCATGGTGACACTTGGattataagtttataattaagtttcaacggttaaatattatttttaggtttaatacctatttttttCCTCGAATCTTAAAGTTTGTTGAAAGTCATCTCattgtttttaaaaagtttaaaattgtcTCATATTATGTAAAAACGGTTcaagttagttttttttgtaGACGACATTAAAAACTTTAACGGTGTAGCTATCTTTGGCCAAAATTAGATGAGCTgtgcatttttttattgtgtggcACGCTGAAGTCAATTGAGgtataaattttacaaataaaagttaatgatGTGGAAATTTGGCTTCTTCCTATTTTCTCCTTCTGCCTCTTCAGTTATTTCCCCATTTCACAATGCATAAAAAGTTTGTTGAAGATCTCCATCTAAAATCTCAATATAACAAAGATGCAAAACTTTAAGTAAGGGAAAATTAACCAAAGAAAGGGTTTTCAATGTCACCGCAACACCCCATGGCCGCCCTAACCAGTGCCTCCCTTGCTGCAACTCGGACAACTACCATCAACGTCTTTAGTCCAATaacagaaatgaaaaagaaaaaaaaaacaaaacccaaATTCGCAGTCATCATCCTCCAATCAAAAATCTAGAATCCTAATTCAAACCCTAGTTCAAATTGCAATACCAAACCAGCATAGAAAAATCAAGAACTCAAAAGTAGGAACCCTAAAACTCCAATTCAACAACCTGCAAACCACAAATCCCAAATTCGAAAATTgagaaagcaagaacaaaaaATCCTAAATTGCAAGATCATGAACACCAAAACCCAAAACGCGAGATCAACctaagaaaagaaaacctaattcgaaaacaaagaaaagaaccTTTAAACACGAAATCAACCCTGATTCAAAACCTTAATCTGAAATCCCTAAAATTTACAAGATTTGAAATACAATGAAGAAGTGTCACCTCATTTGACCTCACATCATTAACttctatttgtaaaatttacaaataaaaaatatgtacaaCTCATTCAGTTTTGGTTAGGAGGGCAACTATACCGTTAGAGTTTTTAATGCCATTAGGAGGGTATTGTggtcaacaaaaaaaaatagagtagAATTTCTGGTGCATCGGCCTTATGTTATATATGAGTTGAGCTTGTATCCACATTTTCTTCTATTGAGCTTTGTGGAAATGACATTCATCTTTGCCTTCTTACTAGCCTTATCAATCTCTCTTTCAGTT
This Vigna angularis cultivar LongXiaoDou No.4 chromosome 4, ASM1680809v1, whole genome shotgun sequence DNA region includes the following protein-coding sequences:
- the LOC108331652 gene encoding rab GTPase-activating protein 22 isoform X3 gives rise to the protein MTKLNLRRGRLKSPWSRRKRKHVLSPRQWKSLFTQDGRIRDGGIKFLKRVRSGGVDPSIRAEVWPFLLGVYDLDSTKEERDAIRTQNRKEYEKFRRQCRQLLKHNNGSFKLNEIGEISYEGDGGSLIQDYGSPSSEDATSARESLSSEEHSPDAEYSDDPSSALLEGDDVPNVSNADTSALDTDSTDSDSSEGPEIIQTFPSDDGQEDSNSKTPKDNSSPSVMQVPSKLWTNEDFPTWQRIIRLDAVRANGEWMPYSPSQAVVPDCRAHRSAEAVGLKDYGHLDASRIFHAARLVAILEAYALYDPEIGYCQGMSDLLSPIVSVIPEDHEAFWCFVGFMRKARQNFRLDEVGIRRQLDIVAKIIKFKDGHLFRHLQKLQAEDCFFVYRMVVVLFRRELTFEQTLCLWEVMWADQAAIRAGIGKSAWSRIRQRAPPTDDLLLYAIAASVLQRRKLIIEKYSSMDEIIKECNGMTGHLDVWKLLDDAHNLVVTLHDKMKIETSLR
- the LOC108331652 gene encoding rab GTPase-activating protein 22 isoform X2 gives rise to the protein MLRSAVHLRLKKGRLKSPWSRRKRKHVLSPRQWKSLFTQDGRIRDGGIKFLKRVRSGGVDPSIRAEVWPFLLGVYDLDSTKEERDAIRTQNRKEYEKFRRQCRQLLKHNNGSFKLNEIGEISYEGDGGSLIQDYGSPSSEDATSARESLSSEEHSPDAEYSDDPSSALLEGDDVPNVSNADTSALDTDSTDSDSSEGPEIIQTFPSDDGQEDSNSKTPKDNSSPSVMQVPSKLWTNEDFPTWQRIIRLDAVRANGEWMPYSPSQAVVPDCRAHRSAEAVGLKDYGHLDASRIFHAARLVAILEAYALYDPEIGYCQGMSDLLSPIVSVIPEDHEAFWCFVGFMRKARQNFRLDEVGIRRQLDIVAKIIKFKDGHLFRHLQKLQAEDCFFVYRMVVVLFRRELTFEQTLCLWEVMWADQAAIRAGIGKSAWSRIRQRAPPTDDLLLYAIAASVLQRRKLIIEKYSSMDEIIKECNGMTGHLDVWKLLDDAHNLVVTLHDKMKIETSLR
- the LOC108331652 gene encoding rab GTPase-activating protein 22 isoform X1 gives rise to the protein MNPLRRSLNSQPSSSNSSPSSSSSQSSSTSSSWIHLRSVLFVVTASSPASCSSSDRGRLKSPWSRRKRKHVLSPRQWKSLFTQDGRIRDGGIKFLKRVRSGGVDPSIRAEVWPFLLGVYDLDSTKEERDAIRTQNRKEYEKFRRQCRQLLKHNNGSFKLNEIGEISYEGDGGSLIQDYGSPSSEDATSARESLSSEEHSPDAEYSDDPSSALLEGDDVPNVSNADTSALDTDSTDSDSSEGPEIIQTFPSDDGQEDSNSKTPKDNSSPSVMQVPSKLWTNEDFPTWQRIIRLDAVRANGEWMPYSPSQAVVPDCRAHRSAEAVGLKDYGHLDASRIFHAARLVAILEAYALYDPEIGYCQGMSDLLSPIVSVIPEDHEAFWCFVGFMRKARQNFRLDEVGIRRQLDIVAKIIKFKDGHLFRHLQKLQAEDCFFVYRMVVVLFRRELTFEQTLCLWEVMWADQAAIRAGIGKSAWSRIRQRAPPTDDLLLYAIAASVLQRRKLIIEKYSSMDEIIKECNGMTGHLDVWKLLDDAHNLVVTLHDKMKIETSLR